The DNA window GCGCGGAGCCGGTGACGTTGGCCAGCACGCGGAACTCTTCCACGCCCCAGCGAGCCATGATGCCTGCAACCATATCGGTGGCCAAAATCATCCGCTCTGGGCCGTTGCCGGTATCCACCTGCACCAAGGCGTATTCCAGATCTGCACCCAAAGAAACTGCTTGGTTGGCCGGAATGGTCCAAGGCGTGGTGGTCCAGATAACCACAGAAACGTCACCCTCACCTTCGTCGGTACCAAACAGCTTGAGCACAGCCGCCTGGTCAACAGCCGTAAAGCGCACGTCAATCTGGGTAGAGGTTTTGTCCTGATATTCCACTTCCGCCTCTGCCAGTGCGGACTGACCAACCACACTCCAGTAAACCGGCTTGAAGCCACGAACCAGGTGACCTTTGGCCACGATCTTGCCAAGGGCACGAACGATACCTGCTTCTACCTTCGGATCCATGGTCAGGTAGGGTTTATCCCACTCACCCATCACACCCAAGCGAATGAAGTCCGCCTTTTGCCCTTCAATCTGCTTGGCGGCGTAATCACGACAGGCCTGGCGAAAGGTTTTGTAGTCCACTTTCACACCGGCTTTGCCGATTTCCTGCTCGACCTTGTGCTCGATAGGCAGACCGTGACAGTCCCAGCCTGGCACGTAGGGCGCATCGTATCCCATGAAACTCCGGGATTTGACGATCATGTCTTTTAGAATTTTGTTTACCGCATGCCCGATATGAATGCTGCCGTTCGCATAAGGAGGGCCATCATGCAGGATGAATTTTTCCCGGCCTTCGCGCTGCTTGCGCAGGTTGCCGTAGACATCGAGATCCTGCCAGCGCTTGAGCATATCCGGCTCACGCTTGGCCAGGTTACCGCGCATCGGAAAGGCGGTTTCCGGCAGATTCAGGGTATGCTTGTAGTCGCTCATGTTTGTGTGCGCACTCTCTGGTTGGTCAGTTAAATCAGTTAAAGGGCTGGGCGGAATTGTCCGCCAGCCAGGCCCGGGCATGCCCGAAGTCCCGAGCGATCTGTTGTCGCAACTCATCAACAGAATCGAATTTCACTTCGTCCCGCAAGCCGTGGCGGAACACAACGTTCAAATGCTGGCCGTAGAGTGTGCCAGCAAAGTCGAACAGGTGCACTTCCAGCGCAGGCCGCTTGCCGTCTACCGTTGGTCGAAGGCCAACATTTGCAATGCCGTCTTGCCATTCACCCGTCTCAAGACGGGCTCGAACTACATAAACACCGCGCAACGCGGGCATGCGATTCAGCAAAATGTTCGCCGTGGGCGCGCCCAGCTGGCGACCGAGCTGCCGGCCGTACACCACTCGGCCATGAATCCGGTAAGGGTGCCCCAAAAGACGCTCCGCTTCCTCTAGGCCGTTCACATTCAGAACCTTGCGAACCCGAGTGCTACTGACGCGTTCACCATCAACCGTCACGGTGCGGGTGTTCTCGACGGTGAAATCGTGTTCCTGCCCCACTTGCTCCAGCAGACGGAAGTCTCCCGCCCGGTCACAACCAAAACGGAAATCATCTCCCACCACCAGATGGCGCACGGCCAAGCCGTGGATCAGTACGTTTTCGATGAAATCCATCGCCGAGAAGCTGCGGAAGGTGTCATCGAAACGAATGCACAGCACTATGTCGATACCTTCAGCCAACAGCGCTTCGTACTTCTGCCGGAAAGGCATCAAACGGGGCGGCGCTTCACTGCCCTGAAAAAATTCCCGTGGCTGTGGTTCGAAAAACATCACCACCGAGGGCACATCCAGTTCGACAGCCTTTTGCCGTACCTGTTCGATAATCGTTTTGTGGCCTAGGTGTACACCATCAAAATTCCCAATGGTTGCGACACAGCCACCGGCGAGCGGCGAGTCCCCAGACGCGGACAAACGCTTAAGATTGGTGAGGCCTCGGATCAGACGCATCTACTGCGAACCTTTACTTGCCAGCTGGCTTTGGGTGCACACACCTACCGCATATGCACTGGTGAGAAAACGCGCGATTATACCCCAGTCGCGAGTGTGGTAAAAATCGTGAAGACGCTTACTTCTGCCGGAACTGGCGAAGGCGCACGCCACACAGCACCAAAGTCACGAAATACGCCCCTACACCAGCCGACACGATCACTGCCATATCGGCCGTTCTTTGCAAACCACCCGCGCTTAGCCAATCCGCCACCGGGGCGTTCAGCGAAAGCACCACAGCGGCCAACACCGAGTTAGCCACTGCTAACTGAATCAGAAACTTAGGCCAGCCCGACTGACTCTGCCACGCCCCATCTTTGCGTAAGCCACGCCACAGAAGGTAACCGTTCAACCAAGCTGACATAGACGTCGCCAAGGCCAGCCCGGCGTGGGCTAGCGGCACAATCAATGCCAGGTTAAACGCCATATTGGCGACCATCGCGATGATGCCTATCTTTACTGGGGTTTTGGTGTCCTGCCGAGCGAAAAAGCCCGGAGCCAGCACTTTTATCAACATAAATGCCAAAAGCCCGGCAGAATACGCCCTCAAGCTCTGGGCCGACATGGCCACATCACGGCCTGTCACCTCGCCGTAATGGAACAGCGTTGCAATCAAAGGCTCCGCCAGCAGCGCTAAAGCCAACGCCGCCGGCACCCCGATTAACAAAACCGCCCTAACCGCCCAATCCAGCGTCGCGGCAAACTGGTCTTTTGATTCTGCGGCATGCTTGCGAGACAGGCTGGGTAAAATTACCGTCGCAATCGCAATGCCAAACACCCCCAACGGCAATTCTGACAAACGATCGGAATAATACAGCCACGACACACTGCCGGTTTGCAGGAATGAAGCCAGCACGGTATCCAACAACAGGTTGATCTGACTCACCGACACCCCGAACAAGGCCGGCATCATCAGCTTCAAGATCCGGCTCACCCCTTCATGGCGATAATCCACCCTCGGCCGCGGCATCAAGCCCAGCCGCATCAGAAACGGAAGCTGGAAGAACAACTGCAACGCACCGGCAATAAACACCCCCCAAGCGAGCGCCATCACAGGCTCGCTCATCAGCGGCGCGAGGAAAATAGCGGCAACAATCATCGCCAGATTCAGCAGTACCGGCGTGAAGGCCGGCACAGCGAAACGATCGTAGCTATTGAGAATGCCACCCGCGAACGCAGTGAGTGAGATCAGCAGAAGATAGGGAAAAGTAATGCGCAGCATGTCGCTGGCCATCGCAAACTTCGCATCATCCTCAAGAAACCCGGGGGCAAAGACTGCGGTCAATACCGGCGCGCCTAGCATAGCCACCAGCGTCACCGCTAAA is part of the Marinobacter sp. JH2 genome and encodes:
- the murJ gene encoding murein biosynthesis integral membrane protein MurJ, whose translation is MTMLSRVLGLVRDMVIARYFGAGTAADAFFVAFKIPNFLRRLFAEGAFSQAFVPVLSSYRQKGDISEVKRLVDAVAGSLGLVLLAVTLVAMLGAPVLTAVFAPGFLEDDAKFAMASDMLRITFPYLLLISLTAFAGGILNSYDRFAVPAFTPVLLNLAMIVAAIFLAPLMSEPVMALAWGVFIAGALQLFFQLPFLMRLGLMPRPRVDYRHEGVSRILKLMMPALFGVSVSQINLLLDTVLASFLQTGSVSWLYYSDRLSELPLGVFGIAIATVILPSLSRKHAAESKDQFAATLDWAVRAVLLIGVPAALALALLAEPLIATLFHYGEVTGRDVAMSAQSLRAYSAGLLAFMLIKVLAPGFFARQDTKTPVKIGIIAMVANMAFNLALIVPLAHAGLALATSMSAWLNGYLLWRGLRKDGAWQSQSGWPKFLIQLAVANSVLAAVVLSLNAPVADWLSAGGLQRTADMAVIVSAGVGAYFVTLVLCGVRLRQFRQK
- the ribF gene encoding bifunctional riboflavin kinase/FAD synthetase — translated: MRLIRGLTNLKRLSASGDSPLAGGCVATIGNFDGVHLGHKTIIEQVRQKAVELDVPSVVMFFEPQPREFFQGSEAPPRLMPFRQKYEALLAEGIDIVLCIRFDDTFRSFSAMDFIENVLIHGLAVRHLVVGDDFRFGCDRAGDFRLLEQVGQEHDFTVENTRTVTVDGERVSSTRVRKVLNVNGLEEAERLLGHPYRIHGRVVYGRQLGRQLGAPTANILLNRMPALRGVYVVRARLETGEWQDGIANVGLRPTVDGKRPALEVHLFDFAGTLYGQHLNVVFRHGLRDEVKFDSVDELRQQIARDFGHARAWLADNSAQPFN